One region of Deinococcus aerolatus genomic DNA includes:
- a CDS encoding ABC transporter permease, with the protein MTTMHSPALEVAARPRRRWPKPTLLIGLALLLLLLVAALFPRALAPFSPTDFDYEALLKGPSAKHPFGTDNFGRDVLSRVIYATRIDLQIAVFTTLFPFIFGTLLGALTGYLGRWSDAVVGRIADLVVVFPFLVLVIAIVAVLGPGLTNMYIAVSAVGWVSYWRLTRGEVMNQKKAEYAQAGRVLGYSPSRILLRHLLPNAVTPAIVYLMTDMSLGILLGASLGYLGLGAQPPTAEWGVMVADGKNFMATAWWISTFPGLALTLAGVTFSLIGDGLADALRPRA; encoded by the coding sequence ATGACCACCATGCATTCCCCCGCGCTGGAGGTGGCCGCCCGCCCGCGCCGCCGCTGGCCCAAGCCCACGCTGCTGATCGGACTGGCGCTGCTGCTGCTGCTGCTCGTGGCGGCCCTGTTTCCGCGGGCGCTGGCCCCCTTCAGCCCCACCGACTTCGACTACGAGGCCTTGCTGAAAGGGCCCAGCGCCAAACATCCCTTCGGCACCGACAACTTCGGGCGCGACGTGCTGAGCCGCGTGATCTACGCCACCCGCATCGACCTTCAGATTGCCGTGTTCACCACCCTCTTCCCCTTCATCTTCGGCACGCTGCTGGGCGCGCTGACCGGTTACCTGGGCCGCTGGAGCGACGCCGTGGTGGGCCGCATTGCCGATCTGGTGGTGGTCTTCCCCTTTCTGGTGCTGGTCATCGCCATCGTGGCGGTGCTGGGGCCGGGCCTCACCAACATGTACATCGCGGTCAGCGCGGTGGGCTGGGTCAGCTACTGGCGGCTGACACGCGGCGAGGTGATGAACCAGAAAAAGGCTGAGTACGCACAGGCCGGCCGGGTGCTGGGCTACAGCCCCAGCCGCATTCTGCTGCGCCACCTGTTGCCCAACGCCGTGACGCCCGCCATCGTGTACCTGATGACCGACATGAGCCTGGGCATCCTGCTGGGCGCGTCGCTAGGCTACCTGGGGCTGGGCGCACAGCCGCCAACGGCCGAATGGGGCGTGATGGTGGCCGACGGCAAGAATTTCATGGCCACCGCGTGGTGGATCAGCACCTTTCCGGGCCTGGCCCTGACGCTGGCGGGCGTGACCTTCAGCCTGATCGGCGACGGGCTGGCCGACGCCCTGAGGCCCCGCGCATGA
- a CDS encoding ABC transporter ATP-binding protein has product MTPLLSVRDLNVRIPTPGGMLHAVRGVNFDLMPGEVLGLVGESGSGKSVTLRSLIRLHRPPIEMTGSVAFGGQNLLDLSEARLRDVRGGQISMIFQEPMSALNPVLTVGEQIGENLREHKGLRGKAAQDRAAELLDLTGIPSPRARLSDYPHQFSGGMRQRAMIAIALASEPQLLLADEPTTALDVTIQDQILRLLLRLREELHMGVILVTHDLGVVAQTCDRVAVMYGGRLVETAGVTDLFHAPRHAYTLGLLRSLPGAGEHRRPLQPIPGGPPDLRSLPPGCPFAPRCEYVTDECRGTEPPLLEVAPGRFSACVHYDQLPDLKASLEEVGV; this is encoded by the coding sequence ATGACGCCACTACTGAGTGTCCGTGACCTGAATGTCCGCATTCCCACGCCCGGCGGGATGTTGCACGCCGTCCGGGGCGTGAACTTTGACCTGATGCCCGGGGAGGTGCTGGGCCTGGTGGGCGAGTCCGGCAGCGGCAAGAGCGTGACCCTGCGCTCGTTGATCCGCCTGCACCGCCCGCCGATCGAGATGACCGGCTCGGTGGCGTTCGGTGGCCAGAACCTGCTGGACCTGTCCGAGGCCCGGCTGCGTGACGTGCGCGGCGGGCAGATCAGCATGATCTTTCAGGAGCCGATGTCCGCCCTGAACCCGGTGTTGACCGTGGGCGAGCAGATCGGCGAAAACCTTCGAGAACACAAGGGTCTGCGGGGCAAGGCGGCGCAGGACAGAGCCGCCGAACTGCTGGACCTGACCGGGATTCCCAGCCCGCGCGCCCGCCTGTCCGATTACCCGCACCAGTTCTCCGGCGGCATGCGCCAGCGGGCCATGATCGCCATCGCGCTGGCCTCCGAGCCGCAACTGCTGCTGGCCGACGAGCCGACCACCGCCCTGGACGTCACCATTCAGGACCAGATTCTGCGGCTGCTGCTGCGGCTGCGTGAGGAGCTGCACATGGGCGTCATTCTGGTCACGCACGATCTGGGCGTGGTGGCCCAGACCTGTGACCGGGTGGCCGTGATGTACGGCGGACGGCTGGTGGAAACGGCGGGCGTGACGGACCTGTTCCACGCGCCCAGGCACGCCTACACGCTGGGGCTGCTGCGGAGCCTGCCGGGGGCCGGAGAGCACCGCCGCCCGCTGCAGCCGATTCCCGGCGGTCCGCCGGACCTGAGGTCGCTGCCGCCCGGCTGCCCGTTTGCGCCGCGCTGCGAATATGTGACCGACGAGTGCCGTGGAACTGAGCCGCCGCTGCTGGAAGTCGCGCCGGGCCGGTTCAGCGCCTGTGTTCATTACGACCAGTTGCCTGATCTGAAGGCCAGCCTTGAGGAAGTCGGCGTATGA